Part of the Cloacibacterium caeni genome is shown below.
TTGGTTTTTGAACTTGTGAGCAACTTTGCAGAAATAACAAGCAAAATAATATTTTTAAAATTTTATTCATAAGAAAATCTTTGATTTTCGGAAAACTTAATTTCCTTAATACCTTAACGTATTCTTAATGTTAAAATTTTACCATTAAATTTTAATTAAGAAATTAAGTTCATTAAATTAAACTCTTGGTTTGTTGTTATTTTAATTTTATAATAAAGTTTGGTAAAAATAGAAAGAAAACAATTTTCAGGATTCGTATCTTTATAAAAAATTTCGATAATCATTATTGAGATGAATGAAGAAATAAAAAAACGCCACCTCAGAAATCATAAAATGCTCGCAACAGGACTTTTTGTTTTGATGACTTGTATTTTTTTGACGATGACTTATCTTCAGAAATATCAAAATTTCGGACATTGGGTAGGTTATGTAAAAGCCTTTTCTGAAGCAGCGATGGTGGGAGCTTTGGCAGATTGGTTTGCCGTGACAGCACTTTTTCATCATCCACTTGGATTAAAAATTCCGCACACCAATTTAATTGAACAATCCAAGGAGAGAATCGGTGATAATCTGGGAAATTTCGTGGTTACTAATTTTCTTTCGCCGCAAAATATAAGACCTTACATACAGAATTTGAAGGTTTCTCATTTCATTGGAGAATGGCTTCAGAAAGAGAAAAATTCGAATATTTTGGTGAAAAATTTATCAGAAATTGTGCTAGATATTCTTCAAAAATTAGAAGATGACGCTGTGGTAAATTTCATCAGCAAAAAAGCCAAAGAAATGACTGGAGATATTAAAATCAACCAAATTTTAGGAAATGGAATGGAATATCTTCTCGAAAAAAATGACCATCAAAAACTCATTACCAGTCTTTCTGCACAAATCAAAAACTATATTCTGGAACACCACGAAATGGTGAGAGAACGTGTAAAAAAAGAGAGTTTCACGCTTATCCCAAGTTTTGTAGATGATAAAATCGCAGAGAAAATCACTTCTGGACTTTCTAAATATTTTGAGGAAGTAGAGCAAGACCCAAACCATGCTTTGAGAAAAGAAATCACTCAAAAATTATTCGATTTTTCATCTGAAATCAAAATCAATCCTCAATACGAACAAGAACTGA
Proteins encoded:
- a CDS encoding DUF445 domain-containing protein codes for the protein MNEEIKKRHLRNHKMLATGLFVLMTCIFLTMTYLQKYQNFGHWVGYVKAFSEAAMVGALADWFAVTALFHHPLGLKIPHTNLIEQSKERIGDNLGNFVVTNFLSPQNIRPYIQNLKVSHFIGEWLQKEKNSNILVKNLSEIVLDILQKLEDDAVVNFISKKAKEMTGDIKINQILGNGMEYLLEKNDHQKLITSLSAQIKNYILEHHEMVRERVKKESFTLIPSFVDDKIAEKITSGLSKYFEEVEQDPNHALRKEITQKLFDFSSEIKINPQYEQELNVIRDDFLQPEKIHQYSHDIWISLKKTLTEELIQEHSSLKNYLHKNITEFSENLRTDEKLQHKIDHWVRVTAYKYILRNTNKFGDLIADTVGNWQGKELSEKLELEVGKDLQFIRINGTLVGGLVGLLIYSIAQLI